A single Perognathus longimembris pacificus isolate PPM17 chromosome 17, ASM2315922v1, whole genome shotgun sequence DNA region contains:
- the Tada2a gene encoding transcriptional adapter 2-alpha isoform X3 translates to MALLEAVMDCGFGNWQDVANQMCTKTKEECEKHYMKHFINNPLFASTLLNLKQAEEAKTADTAIPFHSTDDPPRPNFDSLLSRDMAGYMPARADFIEEFDNYAEWDLRDIDFVEDDSDILHALKMAVVDIYHSRLKERQRRKKIIRDHGLINLRKFQLMERRYPKEVQDLYETMRRFARIVGPVEHDKFIESHALEFELRREIKRLQEYRIAGITNFCSARTYDHLKKTREEERLKRTMLSEVLQYIQDSSACQQWLRRQADIDSGLSPSIPMASNSGRRSAPPLNLTGLPGTEKLNEKEKELCQMVRLVPGAYLEYKSALLNECNKQGGLRLAQARALIKIDVNKTRKIYDFLIREGYITKA, encoded by the exons gCAGGATGTAGCTAATCAGATGTGCACCAAGACCAAGGAAGAATGTGAGAAGCACTACATGAAGCATTTCATCAATAATCCTTTATTTGCATCTACCCTGCTAAACCTGAAGCAAGCAGAAGAAGCTAAAACTGCTGACACagccattccattccatt CTACAGATGACCCTCCACGACCTAACTTTGACTCTTTGCTGTCTCGGGACATGGCTGGATACATGCCAGCTCGAGCAGATTTCATTGAG GAGTTCGACAATTATGCAGAGTGGGACTTGAGAGACATTGATTTTGTTGAAGATGACTCAGACATTTTACATG CTCTGAAGATGGCTGTGGTAGATATCTATCATTCCAGGCTAAAGGAAAGACAAAGACGAAAAAA AATTATAAGAGATCATGGATTAATCAACCTTAGAAAGTTTCAAT TAATGGAACGTCGGTATCCCAAAGAGGTCCAAGACCTTTATGAAACAATGAGACGGTTTGCTAGGATTGTGGGGCCAGTGGAACATGATAAATTCATTGAGAGTCATGCAC TGGAATTTGAACTCCGAAGGGAAATCAAGAGGCTCCAGGAATACAGGATAGCAGGCATCACCAATTTTTGTA GTGCCAGGACTTATGATCACCTAAAGAAGACACGGGAGGAGGAACGCCTTAAACGTACCATGCTCTCTGAAGTTCTCCAGTATATCCAGGACAGTAGTGCATGCCAGCAGTGGCTCCGCCGGCAAGCTGACAT tgattCTGGGCTGAGTCCTTCCATTCCAATGGCTTCAAATTCAG GTAGACGAAGTGCACCACCCCTGAACCTCACTGGCCTCCCTGGAACAGAGAAACtgaatgagaaggaaaaggag CTCTGTCAGATGGTGAGATTGGTCCCTGGAGCCTATTTAGAATACAAATCTGCTCTCTTGAATGAATGTAACAAGCAAGGAGGCTTGAGACTGGCACAGGCAAGAGCTCTCATCAAGATAGATGtgaacaaaacaaggaaaatctATGATTTCCTCATCCGAGAAGGCTACATCACGAAAGCCTGA